The genomic window AGAAGAAAAATTGTTGCAAGAATTGTGGGCTATTTTAGGACGAGTTTATAGAAAAATTATTGAAACTACGGCTTTGTACTGTAGCGGATATTATCCGGATTCTTACAGCGTGTACGATCAAATTTTAGTTGAAATAGGTAGAGATGCCATACATTTAGGAAAAATAGTTGCATGGCATATTCCCAAGCTTGTAAGTAACCCACACATTCCTTTACGAGTTAAAATTAAAAAATGTGCTTACATTACAAGTGCTTTAGTTATAGTTGTTTTATGGATGAAAGAGTTGTACAAACACAACAAAGAAAAACAAAAACGAGGAGTGCGGCAACCACGGTTTGATCGAGAGCATAACTTTTATGGATCTGACGTGCCTGGCCGTAGCTCGAATGGCGAAGCCGGGTATGGGTCGGATTATTTCGGAGAGAGATATGTTAGTAACAATGATGAAAAGATAGAAGGAAGGACGCGACCTAGGCTGCGAGATTTTTAAGATTTTACTATTGATGGTGGTTGTCGATTGACTCATGTCTTTCAAACTTGTCTTACGTAAGATCCCTGGTATAATTTTGATAATTGTTTTTTATCAAGTTGGAGATTATCAATGTTTCTTTTATCATTGCTTACATCGTTGTATGGTTTTTTATGTTTCTTAATTATTATCACAGTTCTTTATCAACGCGGAAAAGGAAATATGGGTCTTGGTAATGCTGGCGGAGGCAACCAAGCTTTATTTGGAAGTTCTGGCGGACAAGACATTTTTCAAAAAGCTACGTGGTTTTTTTGCTTCTTGTTGCTTGCTGGGTCTTTAGTTCTATCGATTGTTAAAGGTAAAAATAGTCTTTCAAGCTCTCGCTTTAGCTCATCATCAAGATCTCAACAATCGATGCCAGATGATCAATATCCTATGTCTGACGAAATTTAAGTCGTACATAAAAACACTTTGCTTTATAGCAAGTGCTGCGATAACTAGAAAAGGGAGTATGTGATTATACAATTTGTTAATGCAGTTGGTGAGACAACTCTTAGAGCATGTAACAGGGTTGGAGAGTATGGCGAGTTTGTAGCCAAAACAATTTTGAACATGTTCACGAAACGTATAAAAGTTCATAAGCTTTTTGTTCAAATGGAAAGCATCGGTGTTGATTCTTTTTTAATTAGTGTTTTGACAGGGATCTTTGCAGGTGCTGTTATGACACTGCAAGCTTATTACGGATTTTCTAAATTCGGATCAGAAAACATGATTGGTCCTGTCGTTGCTTTGTCACTTACTCGTGAGCTGGCGCCGGTTCTTACAGGCCTCATGGTTGCAGGTCGTTGTGGATCTGGAATTGCGGCAGAGATTGGGACCATGCGCATTACCGAGCAAATTGATGCTCTTGAAACTTTATGCATCAACGTTTTCCAATATCTTATGGTGCCACGCGTTTTAGCGGGCATTATTATTTTGCCATTTTTAACCATGTTTGCGATGTTTTTTGGGATTGTGGGTGGTTACGTTGTCTACGTGTATGTTTACAATTTAAATCCAGTTGATTTCATTGAAGGTATTAAAAAAATGCTTGAGCTGTCTGACATTAGAGGCGGCTTGATTAAATCAAGTTTTTTTGGATTTATTTTAACAACAATTGGTTCTTTCTTTGGGTATCAGACTCGAGGTGGTGCTAAAGGAGTTGGAACGTCAACAACTCAATCTGTAGTTGTTTCTTCAATTATGATACTGGTCTCAAATTATTTCCTGTCTACAATGATATTTGAAAAGATCTAACGTATGGATAAAATTAAAATTGTTAATCTTAAAAAACGTTTTGATGAAGGTCGTTGGATCTCTGATGAATTAAATTTAGATATTCCTACGGGTAAAACGATGTGCATTGTTGGGCAATCAGGCGAAGGAAAATCCGTTCTGCTCAAACAAGTTATAGGATTAATTCAGCCAGACAGCGGATCGATTTTGGTTGATGGAGTCGACATTGTGCCACTCAAGGGAGTGGCTCGAGAAGAAAATTTTAAAAAATTTGGATACGTGTTTCAGTTTGCAGCGCTTTTAGATTCATTATCGGTTTTTGAAAATGTCGGAATCGTTGATTTAGAAAATGGTGTCGATCCTGACGATGTACGCAAACGCGTAGCAGAAAAACTTTCTTTGGTAAATCTCAAAGAAGATACAATTGATAAATATCCATCAGAGCTTTCTGGTGGTATGAAAAAACGAGTAGGTCTCGCTCGGACCTTAATGGGAAATCCAGAAATTATTTTATACGATGAACCGACCACCGGACTTGATCCAATCACTTCTGGCGTTGTGCATGAGTTAATTGCAGATATGCAAAAAAAATTACCTATCACTTCTGTTGTGATATCGCATGATGTTGAAATTTTTAAGTATGTAGACAAAGTAGCTCTTTTGTATCAGGGAAAAATTGTAAGCGTAACAGATGCTGCTACGATTTGGGAATCGCAAGATCCATTTATTTATCAATTTATAAGAGGATTGACCGAAGGTCCGATCCACCAAGAAATTCCTGATGATAAAAATAAAATGTAAAAACACGGAGATTTTGAACTTATGGAACAACATAATTCGTTAAAACTTGTTGAAAGCATTCAGCAAATTAATCCAAAATTTGAAGCATTAAAATACGAAATTTCAAAAGTTATTGTTGGCCAAGAATCAATTGTCATGATGAGTTGCATTGGGCTTTTGACTAATGGACACATTTTGCTCGAAGGGGTTCCTGGGGTAGCAAAAACAACTTTAATTAAAACAATGGCGCAAGCTCTTGGTCTTTCGTTTAGCCGAGTTCAATTCACACCAGACTTACTGCCGGCAGATATTGTTGGAACTTTGGTGTACAATCCAAAAACTTTATCATTTGATACAAAAAAAGGTCCTATATTTGCCAACTTAGTTTTGGCAGATGAAATTAATCGCTCTCCGGCAAAAGTGCAATCTGCGCTCCTTGAGGCGATGCAAGAGCGACAAATTACGATTGGATCAACAACGTACAAGCTTGATGATCCATTTTTAGTTTTTGCGACACAAAATCCTATTGAAAATGAAGGAACGTATCAATTGCCTGAAGCTCAGGTAGATCGTTTTATGTTTAAATTATCTGTTGGTTATCCAACCATGGATCAAGAGCGAGAAATTTTACGTCGCAATAATAATTCTGCTCGTGTGTTTCCAGTACTTACTCATGAAGACTTAGCGCAAGCTCGGGTGATAGTTTCGCAAGTTTACTTAGATGATCGATTGATCCAATATATTTTGGATATTGTTTTTGCGACACGTGAACCATTAAAGTTTGGACTCGGTCAATTAACCTCTATGATTTCATGTGGCGCTTCTCCTCGAGCATCGATTGCTATTTCTCAGGCTTGTCGTGCGCTTGCGTTTTTACAAGGTCGACACTATGTCATTCCTGATGATGTAAAATATGTCGCAAGCTCTGTACTTCGTCATAGAATTATGTTGACGTACCAAGCTGCCGCAGAAGACATAAATGTTGATAAAATAGTGAAAGCTATTTTAGATTCTGTCATAGTCCCGTAAAGATTGCTTGACAATTGAGGTTTGCGACAGGTATTTTGTTGTGAATCTTTCGAAAGGAAAAAATATTAATGAGACAACCGTTGTGGGCTATAAACAGTTCATTACTTTTTTTGTTTTTATTGGGCCAGGCTGTGTTCTTTATGATCAAAGCTCCCATGCCTCGTCGTAGTTCTTTAGAGCCTGACGCAATAAAAACTTTAGAAAAAAAATCTACGGCTGTCGTTGTTGATATACAAACGATCTACGGCATCAATGATTTATTTGGGACCTATGTCCAAATGGCTCCAGCGATGGCAAAAATTGTAGAGCAACCAGTTCCTGAAATTCCTGATGCGCCAGGAGCAATTCCTTTAAGTATTCCGACTGAAGCTCCAAAAGTTTTCATAGCTCCTCTGCCAGTTGTGCTCAAGGGCGTTATGTACTTGCATGATCGACCAGCGCAAAGTATCGCTATAATTCAGTTTCAAGATTCTAAAGAAGAAATAAACTATCGCGTTGGACAATTAATTAATGATGCTCAAATTCTTAAGATTTTTACTAATCGTATCATCGTTGTGCGTTCAAACGGACAGCAAGAGACTCTTTATTTACGAGAAAATGACGCAGGCCGTGATCTCGGTCTTGAAACCGCAAAAGCATTGTCAACGATGGTAATTAATCAGAAGGATGGCGTCTATCAAATCCCAGTCGATACATTTGTTGCGCAAGTAAAAACTTTAGGACAATTTATAGATCTTCTTGATTTAACAACAGTGTATCAAAAAGGTAAAAGCATTGGATGTCGTGTTGGCAAAGCTGATAAAGATTCGTTGGGATCAAAATTAGGTTTTTCTTACGATGATATTATTGAACAGGTTGATGGTCTGCCGGTAACAGATGTTACAAGCCGTGTTCTCGTATTCGATCACATTCTTGAGAAAAAAATTGATGATGTTATTAAAGTTCGCGTGCAGCGTGGCGGAAATCCTATTCAATTGCATTACGGTTTAGTAAAAAGTCGTGAAGGACAAGTTTCTGACATGGCTAAAAGTAGCGCAAAAACTACAACTAAAACAACTGCGCAAGCAGCTCAGGGTCAATATGCTGAGTATAATTTTGAAGAGCTGCAGAAAAAAATGTTTGAACAAAAAATAAAAATGGCACCGACAGCTCATCAAATTGAAATGGAAGAACGTAGAAAGATGTTTGAAGCTCGCCGAAACACCATGTTATCAAATCATCACAACACATCTTTATCAGGACCTCATAAGTTTGATGTAGCTGATTTTAATCAAGTTGGGGCGAAAAAATAAAATATGAAAAATATAAAAATAGTATTTTTAAGTATCACTTTGATGGGCACACATTGTTTGCACCCAGGATTTTTTTTACCTGGTGATAAATCGACAGCAGACACTACCCCAAAACCATCACGTAACAATATATTTTCAAGCGTGAAAAACAGCCCTGAATCAACGTCAAAATTAAACAAACCAGCAACTCCAGTCATGGATTTTTCTATGCCGGATCCTGCGCCTGTTGCTACGGCTAAAGTTACTCGTGATGTTTCACCAGAACCAGCATTTAAAAAAGTCCTTGAAGAAAAAATTGATAAGCCTGCGGAAGTTGCAAAGCAAGCTCCGATTAAAAAAATCGATGATGCATCTATTAAAAAGCTTATCGAAGAAAAAATTGAACATAAAGAGTCAGGAGTTTTGTATCAAAACAAATATGATGTTGAGGACGGCGCGACGATAGCATTCAACTTTGAAGAAGCAAGTTTGGCTAACTTAGTTTCTTATATTGAATCTGTTCACAATATTAAATTTATTCATGATGAAATTATTACTCCTGCGGCTAAAGACGCTAAGGGTTATTCTGGCCATAAAATTACCTTTCGAACCAATAAAAATTTAACCAGAAAAGAAAGCTGGGATTTATTTTTAACGTTCTTGCATATCGCAGGGCTCGACGTTGTTCCTCTTGTCCAAGATGGTTTTTATAAAATTGTACCTTTGGCCAGAGTAAATAGTGAAACAATCCCAACGTTTATCGGCGTCGATGTAAATATTTTGCCCGATACCGATATGATTGTTCGATTTGTTTATTTTGCTAAAAACATTGAACCAAAAAATATTATACCAGTTTTAAGACCTATGCAGGGTGGATCAGCAAAGCTTGATACTTTTGCGGGGCTTAAAGCTCTTATTTTTACCGATCGCGCTTGTGCGATTAAATCGCTTATGCAGATTGTTACAGAGCTAGATCGATCAGTGCTGCCTGAAGTTTTATCTGTTGTGAAGTTAAAGCGAACAACTGCTAGCGATGTTAAAACGCTTTATAATTCTTTAACAAAGCCTGCAGCATCTGCAGGACCGCAACCAGCGCAAGTATGGACTCCTGGAAAAAAAGAAACCTTTCTGGAATATTTTCCTCAAGGAGTTGTGCTTGTTGCAGATGATCGGACAAACTCACTGATTCTTTTAGGCAGTGCCAAAGAAGTAAAGCGCGTAGAAGATTTTGTAGTCAACCATGTCGACATTGCTCTTGATCGTGGAGTTCCTCCAATCTTTACGTATCGACTGCAATATACGGTTGCAACAGATGTTGCCGCGCTACTAAATAAAGTTGTTTTGTATGGTTCAGGAACGATGGCTGGCAAATATGGTGGTGTACTTGATGGCGTTAAATATTTCCAAAAAATGACCATAGCTGCTGACACTCATTCAAATTCACTCATTATTAATGCAACGCCAGAAGATTTTGAAGCTCTTAGACCTTTAATTGAAGAGCTTGATGTGGCGCAAAAGCAAATTGGCTTGGAAGTTTTAATTGTGCAAGTCAAAGACATTGATACTAAAACATTGGGCGCGCAAATCAGTGGCCCAAATGGTGCTGGAACTCTAGCCGCTGGTGCAAGTAAACTTGGACCTACATTCATGCAAAACGTAACAGCTCAAACCTCAGGTGTTCCAACAGGAACGCCAATTGTTACAACTGTCGGAAATCCTCCTATTACCGAAGATTTTTCAATCAAATCAAGCTTGGCGCTGCTTCTTGGAAGTCCTGTACTCAATGAAGCAGGAAGTATTTTAGTTACGTTTGGCAGACCGATATGGGCTATTTTCAAAGTGCTAAAAACGCTTGTATCATCTCACATCGTTGCTAATCCATTTGTTGTTGTTTCTAATAACACGTTGGCTGAAATTAAAAGTGGCGAGGAGCGTCGACAAGTTTCTGGCAGAGTTGTTTCAACCGGATCTTTGACAACAACAGGATTTACTAACATTGAAGCAACGCTTGATGTACAAATTAAGCCGCAAATCAACAAAGGAAATATTATAAATTTGCAGATTATGGTTAGAAATAGCAGATTTACGCAAGCTGCAAATCCTGCAGACAGCGGTGGCGATCTTTCACCTCGCGATGAAAAGACGGTACAAACTACAGCATCTGTGGCCAATGGTGAAACTTTGGTACTTGGTGGAATCATGACTGAAACATATTCTTCAGCATCAAATGGTGTTCCATTTTTAGAAAACATTC from Candidatus Babeliales bacterium includes these protein-coding regions:
- the secG gene encoding preprotein translocase subunit SecG, with protein sequence MFLLSLLTSLYGFLCFLIIITVLYQRGKGNMGLGNAGGGNQALFGSSGGQDIFQKATWFFCFLLLAGSLVLSIVKGKNSLSSSRFSSSSRSQQSMPDDQYPMSDEI
- a CDS encoding ABC transporter permease — protein: MIIQFVNAVGETTLRACNRVGEYGEFVAKTILNMFTKRIKVHKLFVQMESIGVDSFLISVLTGIFAGAVMTLQAYYGFSKFGSENMIGPVVALSLTRELAPVLTGLMVAGRCGSGIAAEIGTMRITEQIDALETLCINVFQYLMVPRVLAGIIILPFLTMFAMFFGIVGGYVVYVYVYNLNPVDFIEGIKKMLELSDIRGGLIKSSFFGFILTTIGSFFGYQTRGGAKGVGTSTTQSVVVSSIMILVSNYFLSTMIFEKI
- a CDS encoding ATP-binding cassette domain-containing protein is translated as MDKIKIVNLKKRFDEGRWISDELNLDIPTGKTMCIVGQSGEGKSVLLKQVIGLIQPDSGSILVDGVDIVPLKGVAREENFKKFGYVFQFAALLDSLSVFENVGIVDLENGVDPDDVRKRVAEKLSLVNLKEDTIDKYPSELSGGMKKRVGLARTLMGNPEIILYDEPTTGLDPITSGVVHELIADMQKKLPITSVVISHDVEIFKYVDKVALLYQGKIVSVTDAATIWESQDPFIYQFIRGLTEGPIHQEIPDDKNKM
- a CDS encoding MoxR family ATPase, with product MEQHNSLKLVESIQQINPKFEALKYEISKVIVGQESIVMMSCIGLLTNGHILLEGVPGVAKTTLIKTMAQALGLSFSRVQFTPDLLPADIVGTLVYNPKTLSFDTKKGPIFANLVLADEINRSPAKVQSALLEAMQERQITIGSTTYKLDDPFLVFATQNPIENEGTYQLPEAQVDRFMFKLSVGYPTMDQEREILRRNNNSARVFPVLTHEDLAQARVIVSQVYLDDRLIQYILDIVFATREPLKFGLGQLTSMISCGASPRASIAISQACRALAFLQGRHYVIPDDVKYVASSVLRHRIMLTYQAAAEDINVDKIVKAILDSVIVP
- a CDS encoding secretin N-terminal domain-containing protein, whose protein sequence is MKNIKIVFLSITLMGTHCLHPGFFLPGDKSTADTTPKPSRNNIFSSVKNSPESTSKLNKPATPVMDFSMPDPAPVATAKVTRDVSPEPAFKKVLEEKIDKPAEVAKQAPIKKIDDASIKKLIEEKIEHKESGVLYQNKYDVEDGATIAFNFEEASLANLVSYIESVHNIKFIHDEIITPAAKDAKGYSGHKITFRTNKNLTRKESWDLFLTFLHIAGLDVVPLVQDGFYKIVPLARVNSETIPTFIGVDVNILPDTDMIVRFVYFAKNIEPKNIIPVLRPMQGGSAKLDTFAGLKALIFTDRACAIKSLMQIVTELDRSVLPEVLSVVKLKRTTASDVKTLYNSLTKPAASAGPQPAQVWTPGKKETFLEYFPQGVVLVADDRTNSLILLGSAKEVKRVEDFVVNHVDIALDRGVPPIFTYRLQYTVATDVAALLNKVVLYGSGTMAGKYGGVLDGVKYFQKMTIAADTHSNSLIINATPEDFEALRPLIEELDVAQKQIGLEVLIVQVKDIDTKTLGAQISGPNGAGTLAAGASKLGPTFMQNVTAQTSGVPTGTPIVTTVGNPPITEDFSIKSSLALLLGSPVLNEAGSILVTFGRPIWAIFKVLKTLVSSHIVANPFVVVSNNTLAEIKSGEERRQVSGRVVSTGSLTTTGFTNIEATLDVQIKPQINKGNIINLQIMVRNSRFTQAANPADSGGDLSPRDEKTVQTTASVANGETLVLGGIMTETYSSASNGVPFLENIPVFGWFFKSKTRTITRDHFLIFISPRIIDPTNDSTDIDDYTDYKLREAQKNIDLIDETDWFTNKKDPIQRAFFGTDGSRVLQELRTGDTFEKRREIDGRINQPLNAPEQQKSSKKKRSEKNQKKKSKKQQREQESGISFDIEQSQPENISSTMKNSIQGSMQQGKGR